A portion of the Lolium rigidum isolate FL_2022 chromosome 1, APGP_CSIRO_Lrig_0.1, whole genome shotgun sequence genome contains these proteins:
- the LOC124682518 gene encoding zinc-finger homeodomain protein 10-like, with translation MEVKYRPALFSNGGAAAKKMRPAEGVVYVYRECLKNHAASLGGHAIDGCGEFMPSPAANPSNPTSLTCAACGCHRNFHRRLKGAPPSPPLLALPPVPTHAAAEAAPRLMQPVQPQRGEDTPEYRLPLPGDDYSEDTDEGSDYDDDDDYGRPASPLPAPDIPPPPPGYLSATHMLLSLSTGAPGSSPAVMASRPPAPAAGPPDASASAARKRIRTKFSPEQKLQMQALSERLGWRLQKSNQALVQERCREIGVGKGVFKVWMHNNKHNFLGGQSARRSASLAAGTPHPSTYAAPSPAPAIVSAPPIHAGFNINGFSAFSAPDHPGIQPATASAGSGSAQSS, from the coding sequence ATGGAGGTCAAGTACCGGCCGGCGTTGTTCTCGAACGGCGGCGCGGCTGCCAAAAAGATGAGGCCGGCGGAGGGTGTCGTGTACGTGTACCGGGAGTGCCTCAAGAACCACGCGGCCAGCCTGGGCGGGCACGCCATCGACGGCTGCGGCGAGTTCATGCCTTCGCCGGCGGCCAACCCATCCAACCCCACCTCGCTCACGTGCGCCGCCTGCGGCTGCCACCGCAACTTCCATCGCCGGCTGAAGGGGGCGCCGCCCTCCCCGCCTCTCCTCGCGCTGCCCCCCGTGCCCacgcacgcggcggcggaggctgcaCCGCGCCTCATGCAGCCTGTCCAACCACAGCGCGGCGAGGACACGCCGGAGTACAGGCTGCCGCTTCCCGGCGACGACTACTCGGAGGATACGGACGAGGGGTCTgactacgacgacgacgacgactacggcCGCCCTGCCTCGCCGTTGCCGGCACCAGACATACCGCCGCCCCCGCCCGGATACCTTTCTGCGACGCACATGCTTCTCTCGCTGAGCACCGGCGCGCCAGGTTCCTCCCCGGCGGTGATGGCGTCGAGACCCCCTGCCCCCGCCGCAGGACCGCCTGACGCCTCGGCGTCGGCGGCGCGAAAGCGGATCCGCACCAAGTTCAGCCCGGAGCAGAAGCTGCAGATGCAGGCGCTGTCGGAGAGGCTGGGGTGGCGGCTGCAGAAGAGCAACCAGGCGCTGGTCCAGGAGCGCTGCCGCGAGATCGGCGTCGGCAAGGGCGTCTTCAAGGTCTGGATGCACAACAACAAGCACAACTTCCTCGGCGGCCAAAGCGCCCGCCGCagcgcctccctcgccgccggtaCTCCGCATCCTTCCACCTACGCCGCTCCTTCGCCAGCACCTGCCATCGTCTCGGCGCCGCCCATCCATGCTGGCTTCAACATCAACGGCTTCTCCGCCTTCTCGGCCCCGGACCACCCCGGCATCCAACCGGCGACGGCGAGTGCTGGCTCTGGCTCCGCGCAGTCCTCCTAG